One genomic segment of Coffea arabica cultivar ET-39 chromosome 6e, Coffea Arabica ET-39 HiFi, whole genome shotgun sequence includes these proteins:
- the LOC113697615 gene encoding uncharacterized protein isoform X2 — MNILTYQYATSTLNAPVFRFSRNIQNLKLSLLDYTNRRFYPCMSQAHKNPIFVWHTDYSCRQFALAVRCKNQNNSTICVSLENGGYDACVLEKSYSLEKVHQETPEKNFWGAVGLIVGTAVGPGMLGLPAATLKSELSFAVMKQDSVAEVSFTGLARKTLGSSLGTFVALVYASLSFSLLVACVSGIGAIVSQCFPWLNPIIANGLFPSMVGLTLWLFPFKAIDSANRFLCIMMLFSIIALVGIGFLVGRNNILVSFVYASWEISLVLPAIPIAVLTLGFHVITPFICKIAGNTIHDARKAILFGGTIPLLMVLSWNTIVLGLAGTNNTSSIKDPISLLLSVNPSALSAVQAFAFSALATSLIGYAVSFPKQLADTLEFIFAKSNSRQMRSQGPQGFQNEVGKIGQMTFTYAQGPGNTGRISYSGLNVHSGSKFNSACVWNSLRRFVMPFVLGLPVLIAALFPSTFSRALDYAGIYANCFLFGVLPPVMMHVYQQQTKRRITILPGGNFGLLVLFSIAVVLSIRH, encoded by the exons ATGAACATTTTAACATATCAATATGCTACTTCGACGCTGAACGCACCCGTATTTCGTTTCTCAAGAAACATCCAAAATCTGAAATTGTCATTATTAGATTACACAAATCGGAGGTTCTACCCATGCATGTCTCAAGCGCACAAGAACCCAATATTTGTATGGCACACAGATTATTCCTGTCGACAATTCGCTTTGGCTGTAAGGTGTAAAAATCAGAATAATTCCACTATCTGTGTCAGTTTGGAGAATGGTGGTTATGATGCTTGTGTTCTGGAGAAATCTTACAGCCTTGAAAAAGTTCACCAAGAAACCCCTGAGAAGAATTTCTGGGGAGCTGTGGGTTTAATCGTGGGAACAGCTGTAGGGCCTGGAATGTTGGGATTACCTGCAGCAACCCTAAAATCAG AGCTCAGCTTTGCAGTAATGAAACAAGATAGTGTTGCTGAAGTTAGCTTCACGGGCCTTGCTAGGAAGACATTGGGAAGTAGTCTTGGTACTTTTGTTGCTTTGGTTTATGCATCCTTGAGCTTTTCTTTGTTAGTGGCTTGTGTGTCAGGCATTGGTGCTATAGTCTCTCAGTGCTTCCCATGGTTAAATCCTATAATTGCAAATGGGTTGTTTCCATCTATGGTAGGACTAACTCTGTGGTTATTCCCATTTAAGGCCATTGACTCGGCTAATAGATTTCTATGCATCATGATGCTTTTCTCCATAATAGCACTTGTTGGAATTGGTTTCCTTGTTGGGCGAAACAATATCTTAGTTTCCTTTGTGTATGCTTCATGGGAGATTTCTTTAGTTTTGCCAGCTATACCCATTGCTGTTCTAACACTGGGGTTTCATGTCATCACTccttttatttgtaaaattgCTGGGAACACTATACATGACGCTCGAAAAGCAATACTATTTGGTGGAACTATTCCATTGCTTATGGTTCTATCATGGAATACTATAGTATTGGGGCTTGCTGGTACAAACAATACATCGTCAATTAAGGATCCCATTTCACTTTTGCTTTCAGTAAACCCTTCTGCTTTATCAGCCGTTCAAGCCTTTGCATTTTCAGCGCTGGCAACTAGCTTAATTGGTTATGCTGTTAGCTTTCCTAAACAGCTTGCCGATACACTAGAGTTCATCTTTGCTAAATCTAATTCAAGGCAAATGAGAAGCCAGGGACCTCAAGGATTTCAAAATGAAGTTGGAAAAATTGGGCAGATGACATTCACATATGCACAAGGCCCAGGAAATACAGGCAGAATATCTTACAGTGGTCTTAATGTCCATTCTggttccaaatttaattcagCCTGTGTGTGGAATTCATTGAGAAGATTTGTGATGCCTTTTGTACTTGGTCTTCCTGTTCTAATTGCTGCCTTATTTCCCTCTACATTTTCCAGAGCTCTTGACTATGCTGGGATATATgccaattgttttctttttggcgTCCTCCCTCCGGTAATGATGCATGTTTACCAGCAGCAAACAAAACGCAG GATAACGATTCTACCAGGGGGTAATTTTGGACTTCTGGTTCTCTTCAGCATTGCAGTCGTATTATCTATTAGGCATTGA
- the LOC113697615 gene encoding uncharacterized protein isoform X1, with protein sequence MNILTYQYATSTLNAPVFRFSRNIQNLKLSLLDYTNRRFYPCMSQAHKNPIFVWHTDYSCRQFALAVRCKNQNNSTICVSLENGGYDACVLEKSYSLEKVHQETPEKNFWGAVGLIVGTAVGPGMLGLPAATLKSGPVPSTFALILSWLYVISSVILVAELSFAVMKQDSVAEVSFTGLARKTLGSSLGTFVALVYASLSFSLLVACVSGIGAIVSQCFPWLNPIIANGLFPSMVGLTLWLFPFKAIDSANRFLCIMMLFSIIALVGIGFLVGRNNILVSFVYASWEISLVLPAIPIAVLTLGFHVITPFICKIAGNTIHDARKAILFGGTIPLLMVLSWNTIVLGLAGTNNTSSIKDPISLLLSVNPSALSAVQAFAFSALATSLIGYAVSFPKQLADTLEFIFAKSNSRQMRSQGPQGFQNEVGKIGQMTFTYAQGPGNTGRISYSGLNVHSGSKFNSACVWNSLRRFVMPFVLGLPVLIAALFPSTFSRALDYAGIYANCFLFGVLPPVMMHVYQQQTKRRITILPGGNFGLLVLFSIAVVLSIRH encoded by the exons ATGAACATTTTAACATATCAATATGCTACTTCGACGCTGAACGCACCCGTATTTCGTTTCTCAAGAAACATCCAAAATCTGAAATTGTCATTATTAGATTACACAAATCGGAGGTTCTACCCATGCATGTCTCAAGCGCACAAGAACCCAATATTTGTATGGCACACAGATTATTCCTGTCGACAATTCGCTTTGGCTGTAAGGTGTAAAAATCAGAATAATTCCACTATCTGTGTCAGTTTGGAGAATGGTGGTTATGATGCTTGTGTTCTGGAGAAATCTTACAGCCTTGAAAAAGTTCACCAAGAAACCCCTGAGAAGAATTTCTGGGGAGCTGTGGGTTTAATCGTGGGAACAGCTGTAGGGCCTGGAATGTTGGGATTACCTGCAGCAACCCTAAAATCAGGTCCAGTTCCATCAACATTTGCCCTAATCCTCTCTTGGCTCTACGTTATTTCTTCTGTTATTCTTGTTGCAGAGCTCAGCTTTGCAGTAATGAAACAAGATAGTGTTGCTGAAGTTAGCTTCACGGGCCTTGCTAGGAAGACATTGGGAAGTAGTCTTGGTACTTTTGTTGCTTTGGTTTATGCATCCTTGAGCTTTTCTTTGTTAGTGGCTTGTGTGTCAGGCATTGGTGCTATAGTCTCTCAGTGCTTCCCATGGTTAAATCCTATAATTGCAAATGGGTTGTTTCCATCTATGGTAGGACTAACTCTGTGGTTATTCCCATTTAAGGCCATTGACTCGGCTAATAGATTTCTATGCATCATGATGCTTTTCTCCATAATAGCACTTGTTGGAATTGGTTTCCTTGTTGGGCGAAACAATATCTTAGTTTCCTTTGTGTATGCTTCATGGGAGATTTCTTTAGTTTTGCCAGCTATACCCATTGCTGTTCTAACACTGGGGTTTCATGTCATCACTccttttatttgtaaaattgCTGGGAACACTATACATGACGCTCGAAAAGCAATACTATTTGGTGGAACTATTCCATTGCTTATGGTTCTATCATGGAATACTATAGTATTGGGGCTTGCTGGTACAAACAATACATCGTCAATTAAGGATCCCATTTCACTTTTGCTTTCAGTAAACCCTTCTGCTTTATCAGCCGTTCAAGCCTTTGCATTTTCAGCGCTGGCAACTAGCTTAATTGGTTATGCTGTTAGCTTTCCTAAACAGCTTGCCGATACACTAGAGTTCATCTTTGCTAAATCTAATTCAAGGCAAATGAGAAGCCAGGGACCTCAAGGATTTCAAAATGAAGTTGGAAAAATTGGGCAGATGACATTCACATATGCACAAGGCCCAGGAAATACAGGCAGAATATCTTACAGTGGTCTTAATGTCCATTCTggttccaaatttaattcagCCTGTGTGTGGAATTCATTGAGAAGATTTGTGATGCCTTTTGTACTTGGTCTTCCTGTTCTAATTGCTGCCTTATTTCCCTCTACATTTTCCAGAGCTCTTGACTATGCTGGGATATATgccaattgttttctttttggcgTCCTCCCTCCGGTAATGATGCATGTTTACCAGCAGCAAACAAAACGCAG GATAACGATTCTACCAGGGGGTAATTTTGGACTTCTGGTTCTCTTCAGCATTGCAGTCGTATTATCTATTAGGCATTGA